The following are encoded in a window of bacterium SCSIO 12643 genomic DNA:
- a CDS encoding WG repeat-containing protein, whose product MYKNIIVFALAMISIPVFAGKLEKGFEALLQFDYFKAKEYFEKSLEKQPAGSAFGLCKVYGAEKSPFFNVDTAYKYISICDKAYKSTPEKELVELTGLEINPSTINAEKVKLAPYFFDRAVDSNSVESFQEFMDDHPTSNEYEEAEKLRNHLAYIRALDINTMEEWEIYMKNYPNAIDFPAAKKSFQLLEYQKLTRKDDAYSYQVFIKNKTDNPYVVDAQDEVYRIYTMDKKPESYEKFIKENPENKHFNDAWNYLYKCKTSKFTTAAISEFIIDYPEYPNQDKLKEDLELSKTMFVPAKKGDLWGFVDTVGNWKIKPQYTWVSSFNEGKSIVGFLGKTVFINKRGGLIFPHLFDDAVQFEDDLAIVELEEKYGVINYMGDTVIPIIYDEIGEFSQGLIYAGVDGKYGYFNEKGEEKIPFIYQSAFDFKNNKAIIQQNDQYGVINVLGQPLLQPVYERIIPDSNQYVIKKGMLYGLISASGDTLLPFEYDQISSFVDDRAIAVKGDKYQYINGKGEVAFKGEYPFEETTMNYSSYYNGYARIKSRGKVGIIDVDGKRVFPAIFLDVGIYDSLLTPVNKTGKWGFANSEIELSIPYDYRYAYNFKYGYAVVENDTAQALINTNNEFILPFGFDKIEQLDSNYILVEKAGKKGLVNYANEVIVPVEFDQVNQSGEQILSFEKEDKMELFLLSSGKVIYKEE is encoded by the coding sequence ATGTATAAAAATATTATCGTATTTGCCCTTGCTATGATTTCAATTCCTGTATTTGCTGGTAAATTGGAAAAGGGATTTGAGGCACTTTTGCAGTTCGATTATTTTAAAGCAAAAGAATATTTTGAGAAGAGTTTAGAAAAGCAACCTGCTGGATCTGCATTTGGTTTGTGCAAAGTATATGGAGCTGAAAAAAGTCCGTTTTTCAATGTGGATACGGCATATAAGTACATTTCAATTTGTGACAAAGCTTATAAATCGACACCTGAGAAAGAGTTAGTGGAACTAACAGGTTTGGAGATAAACCCTTCGACTATTAATGCGGAAAAGGTAAAGCTGGCGCCTTATTTTTTTGATAGAGCGGTAGATTCAAATTCTGTAGAGTCATTTCAGGAATTTATGGATGATCACCCTACATCGAATGAGTATGAAGAAGCCGAGAAATTGAGAAATCATCTGGCATATATAAGAGCTTTGGATATCAATACAATGGAAGAGTGGGAAATCTACATGAAGAATTATCCAAACGCCATTGATTTTCCCGCAGCTAAGAAGAGTTTCCAATTATTAGAATACCAGAAGTTGACCAGGAAAGATGATGCTTACAGCTATCAGGTATTTATTAAGAATAAAACAGACAATCCATATGTTGTTGATGCGCAGGATGAGGTATATAGAATTTATACGATGGATAAGAAACCTGAGTCCTATGAGAAGTTTATCAAAGAGAATCCGGAGAATAAGCATTTTAATGATGCCTGGAATTATTTATATAAGTGTAAGACCAGTAAGTTCACTACAGCAGCAATATCTGAGTTTATTATTGATTATCCGGAATATCCGAATCAAGATAAGCTAAAAGAAGATTTGGAGTTGTCTAAAACGATGTTTGTTCCTGCAAAAAAAGGAGATTTATGGGGATTTGTGGATACAGTAGGAAATTGGAAAATTAAACCGCAGTATACCTGGGTTTCTTCGTTTAACGAAGGTAAATCAATAGTGGGTTTTTTAGGAAAGACGGTTTTTATCAATAAGAGGGGAGGTTTAATATTCCCGCATTTATTTGATGATGCGGTACAGTTTGAAGATGACTTAGCTATCGTTGAATTGGAAGAAAAGTATGGCGTGATTAATTATATGGGAGATACCGTCATTCCAATTATTTATGATGAAATAGGTGAGTTTTCTCAAGGATTGATTTATGCAGGTGTGGATGGAAAATATGGGTACTTTAATGAAAAAGGTGAGGAGAAGATCCCGTTTATTTACCAATCGGCTTTTGATTTTAAAAACAATAAAGCAATCATTCAGCAGAATGATCAATATGGGGTTATTAATGTTTTAGGACAACCATTGTTGCAACCTGTTTATGAAAGAATTATTCCGGATAGTAATCAATATGTAATAAAGAAAGGAATGCTTTATGGATTGATTTCTGCATCTGGTGATACTTTATTGCCGTTTGAATATGATCAAATTAGTTCGTTTGTAGATGACCGCGCGATAGCTGTTAAAGGAGATAAGTATCAGTACATTAATGGTAAAGGTGAAGTAGCTTTTAAAGGCGAATATCCGTTTGAAGAAACTACAATGAATTATAGCAGTTATTATAATGGCTATGCACGTATAAAATCAAGAGGTAAAGTAGGTATTATTGATGTAGATGGAAAACGTGTATTTCCTGCAATATTCTTAGATGTGGGTATTTACGACTCTTTATTGACTCCGGTAAACAAAACAGGTAAGTGGGGATTTGCCAATAGTGAAATTGAATTATCGATACCTTATGACTATAGATATGCTTACAATTTTAAGTATGGTTATGCGGTGGTAGAGAATGATACGGCTCAAGCTTTAATTAATACTAATAATGAGTTTATTCTACCATTTGGATTTGATAAAATTGAGCAATTGGATAGTAACTATATTTTGGTAGAAAAGGCAGGTAAAAAGGGACTGGTAAACTACGCTAATGAGGTAATAGTACCAGTAGAATTTGATCAGGTGAATCAAAGTGGTGAGCAGATTTTGTCATTTGAAAAGGAAGATAAGATGGAATTGTTTTTACTGAGTTCTGGAAAAGTAATTTACAAAGAAGAATAG
- a CDS encoding DUF4294 domain-containing protein → MKLLIIIIFSIFPFLVLGQNGTTVHARVIDGDTVPEITLSSFQISAKRTWKSRADYNRFKRLEKKVVKVYPFAHLAAQKLEDYAKQLEKVESEKEKRKFYKRIEQEIKDEYEGELRKLTVSEGRILIKLLDRETGNTSYTLVTELRGKFSAFFWQGLARVFGHNLKSEYDPDGADRDIEFIVKRIEAGLIKI, encoded by the coding sequence ATGAAATTATTGATAATCATAATATTTAGCATTTTTCCGTTTTTGGTTTTAGGTCAAAACGGGACAACGGTACATGCAAGGGTGATTGATGGAGATACCGTTCCGGAGATTACCCTTTCTTCTTTCCAGATATCAGCGAAAAGAACCTGGAAATCCAGAGCTGACTATAATAGATTCAAACGATTAGAAAAGAAAGTTGTTAAAGTATATCCGTTTGCACATTTAGCTGCGCAAAAATTGGAGGATTATGCTAAACAATTGGAAAAAGTTGAATCTGAAAAAGAAAAAAGAAAGTTCTATAAAAGAATCGAGCAAGAAATTAAAGACGAATACGAAGGTGAACTTCGTAAGCTTACCGTATCTGAAGGACGTATTTTAATTAAGTTGCTTGATCGTGAAACGGGAAACACATCCTATACGTTAGTTACAGAATTGAGAGGGAAATTTTCTGCATTTTTCTGGCAGGGATTGGCACGTGTATTTGGACATAATTTAAAGTCTGAATATGATCCCGATGGTGCAGATCGTGATATAGAGTTTATTGTAAAACGAATAGAAGCTGGGTTAATTAAGATTTAA